The following proteins come from a genomic window of Myroides odoratus DSM 2801:
- the def gene encoding peptide deformylase — protein sequence MILSIVGYGDPVLRKVGEDITKDYPNLDELIANMYDTMYSASGVGLAAPQVGLPIRLFVVDCAPFAEIEDNTPEEKEFLTKYKRTFINAKIIKEEGEEWAFNEGCLSIPDVHELVVRKEQITIEYCDENFTKYTETINGLAARVIQHEYDHIEGILFTDKLSSLKKKLIAKRLKNIMEGKVFTDYKMKFAAKKGR from the coding sequence ATGATACTATCAATTGTTGGTTATGGAGATCCTGTTTTACGTAAAGTAGGAGAAGACATAACAAAAGATTATCCAAATCTAGATGAATTAATTGCTAATATGTACGATACGATGTATTCGGCTAGTGGAGTAGGATTAGCAGCTCCTCAAGTGGGATTGCCTATTCGTCTATTTGTAGTTGATTGTGCTCCATTTGCAGAAATTGAAGATAATACACCAGAAGAGAAAGAATTTTTAACTAAGTATAAGAGAACCTTTATCAACGCTAAAATAATTAAGGAAGAAGGAGAAGAGTGGGCGTTTAATGAAGGCTGTTTAAGTATTCCAGATGTACACGAACTTGTTGTACGTAAAGAACAGATTACAATTGAATACTGTGATGAGAATTTCACGAAATATACAGAAACAATCAATGGATTAGCAGCACGTGTAATTCAACATGAGTATGATCACATTGAAGGAATTCTATTTACAGATAAATTATCAAGCCTGAAAAAGAAATTAATAGCGAAGCGATTAAAGAATATTATGGAAGGTAAAGTGTTTACAGACTATAAAATGAAATTTGCTGCTAAAAAAGGGAGATAA
- a CDS encoding DUF5606 family protein — MSLEKVLAISGKPGLFELIVQTRTGFIAESLVDGKRSTVGLKNNVSLLSEISIYTHEGEIKLFDVFKNIATKENNGEAISHKASDPELVAYFQEVLPNYDSERVYNSDIKKVLNWYNIVQKRGLIQEAFQEAVEESK; from the coding sequence ATGAGTTTAGAAAAAGTATTAGCTATTTCTGGTAAGCCAGGATTATTTGAGTTAATTGTTCAAACACGCACAGGATTTATTGCAGAATCATTAGTTGACGGGAAAAGAAGCACAGTAGGATTAAAAAACAACGTTAGTTTATTATCTGAAATCTCAATATATACGCACGAAGGAGAAATTAAACTTTTTGACGTATTTAAAAATATTGCAACAAAAGAAAACAATGGAGAGGCTATTTCTCACAAAGCTTCTGATCCAGAATTAGTAGCTTACTTCCAAGAAGTATTGCCAAACTATGATTCAGAGCGCGTTTACAATTCAGATATTAAAAAAGTATTGAACTGGTATAATATCGTACAAAAAAGAGGATTAATTCAAGAGGCTTTTCAAGAAGCAGTTGAAGAAAGCAAATAA
- the mazG gene encoding nucleoside triphosphate pyrophosphohydrolase — MHTQQEKLEAIGRLLTIMDELRVECPWDKKQTFESLRSLTIEEVYELADSISVGDPTEMQGELGDLLMHIVFYAKIGSEQGLFDVKTIADGICDKLIYRHPHIYGDTKVENEQEVLQNWEQLKLKAGRKSVLEGVPTSLPAIIKALRMQEKASGIGFDWSDKTDVWAKVEEEIQEFKAEEVAGNQALMEKEFGDILFSLVNYARFVGIDPEHALSQTNHKFLTRFQTMEQLIQEEHKALPEMNLEEMDVYWEKAKKLTQK; from the coding sequence ATGCATACACAACAAGAAAAATTAGAAGCTATTGGACGTTTGTTAACCATTATGGATGAGTTAAGAGTCGAATGTCCATGGGATAAGAAACAAACCTTTGAATCGTTGCGTTCTTTGACCATTGAAGAAGTCTATGAATTAGCGGATAGTATCTCGGTTGGAGACCCAACAGAAATGCAAGGGGAGTTGGGAGATTTGCTGATGCACATTGTGTTTTATGCTAAAATAGGAAGCGAACAAGGATTATTTGATGTGAAAACAATTGCGGATGGCATTTGTGATAAACTGATCTATAGACATCCTCATATATACGGAGATACAAAAGTAGAAAACGAACAAGAAGTGCTTCAAAATTGGGAGCAACTCAAATTGAAAGCCGGACGAAAATCAGTATTAGAAGGCGTTCCAACAAGTTTACCAGCGATTATTAAAGCGTTGCGTATGCAGGAGAAAGCAAGTGGTATTGGTTTCGATTGGAGTGATAAAACAGATGTATGGGCAAAAGTAGAAGAAGAAATACAAGAGTTTAAAGCAGAAGAAGTAGCGGGTAATCAGGCTTTAATGGAAAAGGAATTTGGAGATATTTTATTTTCCTTAGTAAACTATGCACGCTTTGTAGGTATAGATCCTGAACATGCATTGAGTCAGACAAATCACAAGTTTTTGACGCGTTTTCAAACGATGGAGCAATTAATTCAGGAAGAACATAAAGCCTTGCCTGAGATGAACTTAGAGGAAATGGATGTATATTGGGAAAAAGCAAAAAAGTTGACACAAAAATAA
- a CDS encoding outer membrane beta-barrel family protein produces the protein MNRIYIVMLSCCSLSMLAQTEAQLDSLYQTIPTDLGEVFIRVNKPVFQQKADKMIFNVENSTLSEGSTILEVLGRAPGVVVSQEGELSLRGKKGVSVMINGKLSSLSSKELANLLRSTNSSAVKNIEIIANPSAKYDATGNAGIINIVLKKSVLEGLNGSVYTSVGRGRKNRMNTGMNINYNYKGWSVFADYSYTFRGEEERKTFDQDFFDASSLLTRQTVQYYKTSEPLTSNNFKWGTDYQFNAKTSIGILFDAKIGRYENKSKGISDVYAPVSTLYSSIATGNYNDEHWYDYTYSVHGAHQFTEEGTRLDFDIEYEQSKFRSLQTQLQETLVASADAYPNRRGKIPSTLRVFNGKLDFTIPLWDNHTLETGWKSTVKTNDNPSVYEIEENNQWAIDPITTNHYDYKEQIHALYANYKATWDHWQIQVGLRNEYTDRTINQKTTAEHHQMDYNKLFPSASIKYETNQAHSYYASYSKRINRPSHFDLNPFRFYNDPFNYWQGNVNVRPEITHATEVGYSWSKYLIASIYFSQTNDVMTQVYSYEQDQTIMVKTLENLSKSYHYGATVTATANPTDFWTLSSMFNLFNNQYKGTYQETTIDSKQVAFTLNAQNSFTFSKGIKAEINAQYFSKSNIGLYKRDAYFDLTIGASKSIFKDKGSIKLALTDVLKTNNFTIIGDNFDSKVKQKYDLDSRIATLSFNYKF, from the coding sequence ATGAATCGCATCTATATCGTTATGCTGTCTTGCTGTAGTTTGTCTATGTTAGCACAAACCGAAGCGCAGTTAGACAGTTTATATCAGACAATACCTACCGATCTTGGTGAAGTTTTTATCCGCGTGAACAAGCCTGTTTTTCAACAGAAAGCAGATAAAATGATATTTAATGTAGAAAACAGTACCCTATCTGAAGGTAGTACTATTTTAGAAGTACTTGGTCGTGCACCCGGTGTCGTTGTTTCACAAGAAGGAGAATTATCTCTTCGAGGAAAAAAAGGAGTGAGTGTGATGATCAATGGCAAATTGAGCTCCTTGTCTTCCAAAGAATTAGCCAATTTACTACGCTCTACCAACTCAAGTGCTGTAAAGAATATTGAAATCATTGCCAATCCCTCGGCCAAATACGACGCAACGGGTAATGCGGGTATCATCAATATTGTATTGAAGAAAAGTGTGCTTGAGGGATTGAATGGCAGTGTTTATACTAGTGTTGGACGAGGAAGGAAAAACCGCATGAACACAGGGATGAACATCAACTACAACTACAAAGGCTGGAGTGTATTTGCCGATTACAGCTATACCTTTAGAGGAGAAGAAGAACGCAAAACCTTTGATCAAGATTTTTTTGATGCTTCTTCCCTACTTACTCGACAAACCGTGCAATACTACAAAACGAGTGAGCCCTTGACATCCAATAATTTTAAATGGGGAACCGACTATCAATTCAACGCTAAAACCTCTATAGGAATCTTATTTGATGCTAAAATTGGTCGTTATGAAAACAAATCCAAAGGAATTAGCGATGTTTATGCCCCTGTTTCAACCTTGTATTCCTCCATTGCCACGGGTAATTACAACGACGAACATTGGTATGACTATACCTATAGCGTACATGGAGCACATCAATTTACAGAAGAAGGGACGCGTTTAGATTTTGATATTGAATACGAACAATCTAAATTTAGATCACTCCAAACGCAGCTCCAAGAAACACTAGTAGCTTCTGCGGATGCTTACCCCAACCGAAGAGGAAAAATCCCTTCCACGTTGCGTGTTTTCAATGGGAAGTTAGACTTTACAATTCCTCTTTGGGACAATCATACGTTAGAAACGGGTTGGAAATCAACGGTAAAAACCAATGACAATCCTTCTGTCTATGAAATAGAGGAAAACAACCAATGGGCGATTGATCCGATTACGACCAATCACTACGATTACAAGGAGCAAATTCACGCCTTATATGCCAATTATAAAGCCACTTGGGATCATTGGCAAATTCAAGTCGGACTGCGCAATGAATATACCGATCGTACCATCAACCAAAAAACGACAGCGGAGCACCACCAAATGGATTACAATAAATTATTCCCTAGTGCTTCCATCAAATATGAAACTAATCAGGCGCATAGCTACTATGCTTCCTATAGTAAACGCATCAACCGACCGAGTCATTTTGACTTAAATCCTTTCCGTTTTTACAACGATCCCTTCAATTACTGGCAAGGAAACGTAAACGTCAGACCGGAAATTACGCATGCCACAGAGGTCGGATATAGCTGGAGTAAGTATTTGATTGCTTCGATTTATTTTAGCCAGACCAATGATGTCATGACGCAAGTATATTCCTATGAACAGGATCAAACTATTATGGTAAAAACGCTAGAGAATCTGAGCAAGTCTTACCATTATGGTGCTACTGTAACTGCCACGGCTAATCCCACAGATTTTTGGACGTTAAGCAGTATGTTTAACTTGTTTAACAACCAATACAAAGGAACTTATCAAGAAACAACGATTGACAGTAAGCAAGTGGCTTTTACACTCAATGCTCAAAATAGCTTTACTTTTTCAAAAGGAATAAAAGCCGAAATCAATGCACAGTATTTTTCTAAGTCGAACATTGGTTTATATAAAAGAGATGCTTACTTCGATCTAACAATTGGAGCATCTAAGAGCATCTTCAAAGATAAGGGAAGTATTAAGTTAGCCTTGACTGACGTATTAAAAACCAATAACTTCACAATTATTGGCGATAACTTCGATTCGAAGGTGAAACAGAAATACGATCTAGATAGTAGAATTGCTACTTTATCGTTTAATTACAAGTTTTAA
- the bcp gene encoding thioredoxin-dependent thiol peroxidase, which translates to MTHLKVGDQAPNFVGIDQAGVKHQLSDYKGKKLVVFFYPKASTPGCTAEVCNLRDNYQVLKEQGYELLGVSADSAERQQKFITKNSLPFPLLADESKEVLHAFGVWGPKKFMGRTYDGIHRMTFVINEEGVLSQIIDKVKTKDHAAQILAS; encoded by the coding sequence ATGACACATTTAAAAGTTGGTGATCAAGCGCCAAATTTTGTTGGTATAGATCAAGCTGGAGTAAAACATCAATTAAGTGATTACAAAGGAAAGAAATTAGTCGTCTTTTTTTACCCTAAGGCAAGTACACCAGGGTGTACTGCAGAGGTATGTAATTTAAGAGATAACTACCAAGTACTAAAAGAACAGGGGTATGAATTACTAGGCGTAAGTGCTGATTCGGCGGAAAGGCAACAGAAGTTTATAACTAAAAACAGCTTGCCTTTTCCTTTGTTAGCTGACGAAAGTAAAGAAGTACTTCATGCTTTTGGTGTTTGGGGACCTAAAAAGTTTATGGGTAGAACTTATGATGGAATTCACCGTATGACTTTTGTAATCAATGAAGAGGGGGTGCTTAGTCAAATTATTGACAAAGTAAAAACAAAAGATCACGCGGCTCAAATCTTAGCATCCTAG
- a CDS encoding DUF2157 domain-containing protein produces the protein MKEKEKKVTKHELFLLQEHSSIEEQHFKTLYQTYGLASAQQWKEFGYYALLICGIGFLVSGMLFFFAFNWDQMTASVKFALIGLGILISAYGAITTRVKEEINKISLVATSVLLGVLLAVFGQTYQTGANAYDLFLTWLIVVTPLTLVSQSTYQWLFFSILANTTLILALVQVLQIDSVFFGIIYLILTNFALLLLPQIKGLHPQFQLGNWYKQVQCIAIYALATTGFSLWLFSNEANYRENELDGDVIALLLALILIGGGMVMGWIQKQIFLFSYALIAAVCCGLMIWMKIFKDAAEGLLVYMLYAIGAIFFIIKVVSNKSKAWKDEK, from the coding sequence ATGAAAGAAAAAGAAAAGAAAGTAACAAAGCATGAATTGTTCTTGCTCCAAGAGCATTCGTCAATTGAAGAACAACACTTTAAAACGCTGTATCAAACCTATGGTTTAGCTTCAGCTCAACAATGGAAGGAGTTTGGATATTATGCTCTACTCATTTGTGGTATTGGTTTTTTGGTCAGTGGTATGCTGTTCTTCTTTGCCTTTAATTGGGATCAAATGACAGCAAGTGTCAAGTTCGCTCTTATTGGATTGGGCATTTTAATCAGTGCTTATGGAGCAATAACGACACGTGTCAAAGAGGAAATCAATAAAATTAGCCTAGTCGCTACTTCCGTATTACTAGGGGTGTTACTGGCTGTTTTTGGACAAACGTATCAAACAGGAGCCAACGCTTATGACCTGTTTTTAACATGGCTGATCGTGGTTACGCCACTAACGCTTGTTAGTCAATCTACGTATCAATGGCTGTTCTTTAGTATTTTAGCTAATACAACATTGATATTAGCCTTAGTACAAGTATTGCAAATTGATTCTGTTTTCTTTGGAATTATTTATTTGATTCTAACGAATTTTGCCCTTTTACTTCTTCCGCAAATTAAAGGGCTACATCCTCAGTTTCAACTAGGCAATTGGTATAAACAAGTACAATGCATCGCTATCTATGCACTAGCAACTACAGGGTTTAGTCTGTGGCTTTTTAGCAATGAAGCAAATTACAGAGAAAATGAACTAGATGGAGATGTAATTGCCTTATTGCTTGCTCTAATACTGATTGGTGGCGGCATGGTAATGGGATGGATACAAAAACAGATTTTCTTATTTTCTTACGCTTTAATTGCAGCAGTTTGCTGTGGCTTAATGATTTGGATGAAGATATTTAAGGATGCGGCTGAAGGACTCCTCGTTTATATGTTGTATGCGATAGGAGCAATCTTCTTCATTATTAAAGTAGTGTCGAATAAATCAAAAGCGTGGAAGGATGAAAAGTAG
- a CDS encoding DUF4401 domain-containing protein, with protein sequence MKSSSWKDLLLQVEEQGVRVDEQLASRIEEENSIKYVFLKVVAILGSLLAMGFFFGFLFLTIGDSLGYISFLLFGVVLYALSFIGNKKTEPALRDGVFVATYISAFVCVIAAGIDFGWRESNNLLSVIVLSFGGFMLFKSKIIQFLSLIGLYYGLVYYLGFIHLGYGALLLFWLLLVGLYFMFDKEVELKTKYSFWSQRYNAILNALFLIFFFEIIQDNISLIDPSNWINRSRFFDYHVVGHRIYLGFVGIVLIVLTYWTIKQIGQRVTLPQPLLITGISSVVILGMAFFMHGFGMPLVVSFFLLVWSFQFRFYKGIVLAICTLLLSLGAYYYYLNVSLLIKSLILMGCGLFFLGLFVIYNRWNREK encoded by the coding sequence ATGAAAAGTAGTTCGTGGAAAGACTTGCTTCTTCAAGTAGAAGAACAAGGGGTTAGGGTTGACGAGCAATTGGCCAGTCGCATAGAGGAAGAAAATTCCATTAAGTATGTATTTTTAAAAGTGGTCGCTATTTTAGGTAGTTTATTAGCCATGGGATTTTTCTTTGGTTTTCTATTTCTTACAATTGGTGATTCACTGGGATACATTAGTTTTCTGTTGTTTGGAGTAGTGCTGTATGCGTTGAGTTTTATTGGCAATAAAAAGACAGAACCTGCTTTGCGAGATGGCGTGTTTGTTGCTACCTATATCAGTGCATTTGTTTGCGTAATTGCAGCAGGTATTGATTTTGGCTGGAGAGAGAGTAACAATCTTCTTTCTGTGATTGTCCTGAGTTTTGGTGGATTTATGTTATTCAAAAGCAAGATTATCCAATTCTTATCCCTGATTGGTTTGTATTATGGTCTTGTCTATTACCTCGGTTTCATACATTTAGGTTATGGCGCATTACTCTTATTTTGGCTGCTTTTGGTTGGCCTTTACTTTATGTTTGACAAAGAAGTAGAACTGAAAACAAAATATTCGTTCTGGTCACAGCGATATAATGCAATCCTAAATGCTTTATTTCTAATTTTTTTCTTTGAGATTATTCAGGATAATATCTCCTTGATTGATCCTTCGAATTGGATTAACCGCTCTAGATTCTTCGATTATCATGTGGTGGGACACCGTATCTATTTAGGCTTTGTCGGAATTGTATTAATTGTCTTAACCTACTGGACCATCAAGCAAATTGGACAAAGGGTAACGCTACCTCAACCCCTGCTTATTACTGGAATATCAAGTGTTGTCATCTTGGGTATGGCTTTTTTTATGCATGGTTTTGGTATGCCTTTAGTCGTTAGTTTTTTCTTGTTGGTGTGGTCTTTTCAGTTTCGTTTTTATAAAGGAATTGTACTGGCGATTTGCACATTGCTTTTATCGCTAGGTGCGTATTACTACTATTTAAATGTAAGCTTGCTTATTAAATCTTTAATCTTAATGGGCTGTGGGCTGTTCTTTTTAGGGCTATTTGTAATTTATAATCGATGGAACCGTGAAAAATAA
- a CDS encoding GDYXXLXY domain-containing protein → MKNKRNIVIAVTLVVFAGFFLRAILQKEETIQEGKLVLLRLAPVDPRSLIQGDYMQLNYAINDELRATNLNKEEIHKRGYVILTLDEQNRGTFKAISTALPKLEKEDAIVAVKYFNWDGFSLAVGAESYFFQEGKDTVYEQAKYGGLRVDQNGNSVLVGLYTENLERIE, encoded by the coding sequence GTGAAAAATAAAAGAAATATTGTAATTGCAGTTACCTTAGTGGTATTCGCTGGGTTTTTCCTGCGTGCTATCCTGCAAAAGGAAGAAACGATTCAAGAGGGAAAATTAGTATTATTGCGCTTAGCTCCAGTTGATCCACGTTCGTTAATCCAAGGCGATTACATGCAGTTGAATTACGCAATCAATGATGAATTGCGCGCAACAAACCTCAATAAGGAGGAGATACACAAACGCGGGTATGTGATCCTAACCCTCGATGAGCAAAATAGAGGTACTTTTAAAGCCATTAGTACTGCTTTGCCTAAACTAGAGAAGGAAGACGCAATAGTAGCGGTAAAATACTTCAATTGGGACGGATTTAGTCTCGCTGTTGGAGCAGAGAGCTACTTTTTTCAAGAGGGGAAAGATACGGTATATGAACAAGCTAAATATGGAGGACTTCGTGTAGATCAAAATGGAAATAGCGTTTTAGTTGGATTGTATACGGAGAATTTGGAGCGAATTGAATAG
- a CDS encoding META domain-containing protein, whose product MKNIMGLFGITIAILAVGCKSQTWQKDAIELKQEQASTIQQLEGTWELIDFKTAANKDQSVRDLFPLKAPFFTVDLKDNKIYGEDGCNLQQGTIKAIGASTLDLVPGITPFQTYCEEVKSMPYKIAFWKTKEYQFDGNLLILKSEDHQTILTYKRIENQQ is encoded by the coding sequence ATGAAAAATATAATGGGACTCTTCGGGATTACTATTGCTATTTTAGCAGTGGGATGCAAAAGTCAAACTTGGCAAAAAGACGCTATTGAATTGAAGCAAGAACAAGCAAGTACGATACAGCAATTGGAAGGAACTTGGGAATTAATAGATTTTAAAACAGCAGCAAATAAGGATCAATCGGTACGTGATTTATTTCCGTTAAAAGCACCTTTTTTTACTGTTGATTTGAAAGACAATAAGATTTATGGCGAAGATGGGTGTAATTTGCAACAAGGAACAATCAAAGCAATAGGAGCGTCTACGCTAGATCTTGTGCCTGGAATTACGCCGTTTCAAACGTATTGTGAGGAAGTTAAATCTATGCCATATAAAATAGCGTTCTGGAAAACAAAAGAATATCAATTCGATGGTAATCTATTGATATTGAAATCCGAAGATCATCAGACGATACTAACCTATAAAAGAATAGAGAATCAACAGTAG
- a CDS encoding copper resistance protein NlpE codes for MKRRNLAVLTVVAMSVLTLTSCKKEVKETTEPTTVEEVAPTEVMADNSKTSLDWAGTYTGTIPCADCPGIDETIELKEDGTFKLVDHYQDRKDGHFEEEGKYEWDATGNKITLTLKDGSTKQAAVHEGSLLLLDQEGNEITGSLAENYRLKKQ; via the coding sequence ATGAAAAGAAGAAATTTAGCTGTATTAACAGTAGTAGCAATGAGCGTTTTAACGCTTACAAGTTGTAAAAAAGAAGTAAAAGAAACAACAGAACCAACTACTGTTGAAGAAGTAGCTCCAACAGAAGTAATGGCTGATAATTCAAAAACTTCATTAGATTGGGCAGGAACATATACTGGAACTATTCCATGTGCAGATTGCCCTGGAATCGATGAAACAATCGAACTAAAAGAGGATGGAACTTTTAAATTAGTAGACCATTATCAAGATAGAAAAGACGGACATTTTGAAGAAGAAGGGAAGTATGAATGGGATGCAACAGGGAATAAAATTACCCTTACTTTGAAAGATGGAAGTACAAAACAAGCAGCTGTTCACGAAGGAAGTTTATTGCTTTTGGATCAAGAAGGGAATGAAATTACAGGAAGTTTAGCTGAAAATTATCGTTTGAAAAAACAATAA
- the menA gene encoding 1,4-dihydroxy-2-naphthoate octaprenyltransferase, with the protein MSKTKTWVSAARLRTLPLSISGIIVGTACAFPYYANHANFYLIFFFAIITTLLFQILSNFANDYGDGVKGTDNENRVGPQRALQSGLLTKEELKRGIIFTAGLSLVSALILIYLSFGRDHFFTSLFFFVLGISCVAAAIKYTVGQSAYGYRGLGDLFVFIFFGLVSVMGSFYLYGQTIDPWIILPAVAVGNLSIAVLNINNMRDLDADKMVGKNTLAVKLGRQNAKYYHYFIIAFALVAFVVYAIYSAKPLINFVFVLAYFPFVKHLVFVKNNTNPRELDSQMKIVALSTFLVSVLFSLALIL; encoded by the coding sequence ATGTCTAAAACAAAAACATGGGTTTCTGCAGCACGCTTGCGCACGTTACCTTTATCGATATCAGGAATTATTGTTGGAACCGCTTGTGCATTTCCTTATTATGCCAACCATGCAAATTTTTACCTGATCTTTTTCTTTGCTATCATCACAACTTTATTGTTCCAAATATTATCCAACTTCGCTAACGATTATGGAGATGGGGTAAAAGGAACAGATAACGAAAATAGAGTAGGACCTCAACGGGCTTTACAAAGTGGTTTATTAACCAAAGAAGAATTGAAGAGAGGGATTATTTTTACGGCTGGTCTATCGTTAGTTTCAGCGTTGATTTTAATTTATCTTTCCTTTGGACGTGATCATTTTTTTACATCGCTGTTCTTTTTTGTTTTGGGGATTAGTTGTGTAGCAGCAGCTATTAAATATACCGTTGGACAATCGGCTTATGGCTATCGAGGCCTTGGGGATTTGTTTGTTTTTATTTTCTTTGGTTTAGTCAGTGTAATGGGAAGTTTTTACTTGTACGGACAAACTATAGATCCTTGGATTATTTTACCCGCTGTTGCTGTAGGTAATTTGAGTATCGCAGTATTGAACATTAATAATATGCGCGATTTAGATGCGGATAAAATGGTAGGAAAAAATACACTAGCGGTTAAATTAGGGCGTCAAAATGCCAAGTATTATCATTACTTCATTATTGCATTTGCCTTAGTCGCATTTGTTGTATATGCTATTTATAGCGCAAAACCTTTAATTAATTTTGTCTTTGTACTCGCTTATTTTCCTTTTGTAAAACACTTGGTTTTTGTTAAAAATAATACCAACCCAAGAGAACTAGACAGCCAAATGAAAATTGTAGCGTTAAGTACTTTTTTGGTTTCTGTACTTTTTTCCTTAGCTTTAATCTTATAA
- a CDS encoding metal-dependent hydrolase, which produces MKITYYGHACLGIQIEDIHVIVDPFITGNPLPAAKEINVDEIKADYILLTHAHGDHIADVELIAKNNPDAIIVSNAEIAGHYEAKGFNAHPMNHGGSWQFDFGKVKYTPAIHSSSFPDGSYGGQPGGFVIESKNKNIYIAGDTSLTMDMKLIPMFTALDLAILPIGSNFTMGVDEAVIAADFVQCDKVLGYHFDTFGYIEIDHEEAKRKFFEKGKDLMLLSIGESLTL; this is translated from the coding sequence ATGAAAATAACCTATTATGGACATGCCTGCTTAGGAATCCAGATTGAAGATATTCATGTGATTGTTGATCCTTTTATTACAGGAAATCCATTGCCGGCTGCAAAGGAGATTAACGTCGATGAAATAAAAGCAGATTATATTCTATTAACGCATGCACATGGGGATCACATTGCAGATGTTGAATTGATCGCAAAAAATAATCCTGATGCGATTATCGTTTCTAATGCGGAGATTGCAGGACATTATGAAGCAAAAGGGTTTAATGCACATCCTATGAATCACGGTGGAAGTTGGCAGTTTGATTTTGGTAAAGTAAAATACACACCAGCGATTCACTCTAGTTCATTCCCTGATGGGAGTTATGGAGGACAGCCAGGTGGATTTGTCATCGAGAGCAAAAACAAGAATATCTATATCGCAGGTGATACTTCACTAACCATGGATATGAAATTAATTCCGATGTTTACTGCATTAGATTTAGCAATTCTACCTATCGGAAGTAATTTCACGATGGGAGTTGATGAGGCTGTAATTGCAGCGGATTTTGTTCAATGTGATAAAGTACTCGGATATCACTTCGATACCTTTGGTTATATCGAAATTGACCATGAAGAGGCAAAACGCAAATTCTTTGAAAAAGGAAAAGATTTAATGCTTTTATCTATTGGAGAAAGCTTAACCTTATAA
- a CDS encoding o-succinylbenzoate synthase: MKATYSKHILQFKRPSGTSRGVMTEKETWLLKIEENDKIGIGECGILRSLSFDDRPDYEAKLQWVVEHIHLGKEILWEALRDWPSIQFGVEQAFLSLASADPFVLFPSAFVEGRQAIPINGLIWMGEETFMKEQIDEKLAQGFTCVKLKIGAIDFDAEINLLRYIRQHYSVDQIELRVDANGGFSVADAPAKLKQLAQLHIHSIEQPIKQHQIQEMATLCQTTALPIALDEELIGVTAYADKVALLTAIRPQYIILKPSLVGGFKGSQEWIEIAEQLQIQWWITSALESNIGLNAIAQWTFTLNNPMPQGLGTGALYTNNFDSPLEVRNGQLWYNGDGGWVVS, translated from the coding sequence ATGAAAGCAACATACAGCAAGCATATTCTTCAATTTAAGAGACCTTCTGGTACATCTAGGGGTGTTATGACAGAAAAGGAAACTTGGTTGCTTAAAATAGAGGAAAACGATAAAATCGGAATAGGAGAGTGCGGGATACTGCGCTCTCTTAGTTTTGATGATCGTCCCGACTATGAAGCCAAGTTGCAATGGGTGGTGGAACATATCCATTTAGGAAAGGAAATATTGTGGGAAGCCCTGCGCGATTGGCCTTCTATTCAATTTGGAGTAGAACAAGCCTTTTTATCTTTAGCAAGCGCTGATCCTTTTGTTCTGTTTCCTTCTGCTTTTGTCGAAGGACGTCAAGCGATTCCAATCAACGGCTTGATTTGGATGGGAGAGGAAACTTTTATGAAAGAGCAAATCGATGAAAAGTTAGCACAGGGATTTACTTGTGTGAAGTTAAAAATCGGCGCAATTGACTTTGATGCAGAAATAAATCTCTTGCGCTACATTCGACAACATTATAGCGTCGATCAGATTGAATTGAGAGTGGATGCCAATGGAGGGTTTAGTGTAGCGGATGCACCAGCGAAACTAAAGCAATTAGCACAGCTACATATTCACAGCATTGAACAACCCATCAAACAGCATCAAATTCAAGAAATGGCGACCCTTTGTCAAACAACGGCTTTGCCCATAGCTTTAGATGAAGAATTAATTGGGGTAACAGCCTATGCAGACAAAGTCGCCTTACTAACAGCGATTCGCCCGCAGTATATTATTTTAAAACCCAGCTTAGTTGGGGGCTTTAAAGGAAGTCAAGAGTGGATTGAAATCGCAGAGCAGTTGCAAATTCAATGGTGGATTACTTCGGCATTAGAAAGCAATATCGGACTTAATGCGATTGCGCAATGGACCTTTACATTGAATAACCCGATGCCACAAGGATTGGGAACAGGTGCTTTATACACTAATAATTTTGATTCTCCTTTGGAAGTGAGAAACGGACAGTTGTGGTATAATGGAGATGGGGGATGGGTTGTGAGTTAG